DNA from Felis catus isolate Fca126 chromosome B3, F.catus_Fca126_mat1.0, whole genome shotgun sequence:
AGGAGCCAGCTGGGGCGAGctggggcggcggcggggggggaggggggcggcacTGAGACCCCGCCCGGCTGCCACCCCtgggctgtgtggctttgggcaagttgccTCCCCTCCCTGAGTGGCACTTCCTCATCTGCTAATGTGGGACGGCTGCCGCTCAGACACAAGGAGCCCCCAGCCCAGAAGGACCCTGGGAAATGCAGGTGCCTTCACCCCTGCTGCCCCCCTCTGACCTGAACACCAGCCCCTCCTGCTGGGCCAATATGGGGCTCAGCCAGTGCACCCCAATGGCAGCATGGGGCCCATGCTTTGCCTGCTCTTCCCGGGACCCCAGAGCAGGATGCAGGGGCGCAGGGGTGAGAAGCAGGGTGGGCGCCCTCCGCCTCGGGGCCCCACTCTGGGGCAGGGTCAGGCAGGGGCCGGACTCTGTTCACCCCACCCTCCTgccgtccccacccccactccgccTCCGAGTCCAATCCACGTTCCCCAAGGGTTGCCAGGCTGGAGCCCGCATGTGGGCCAGCAGGGCAGGGCCGGGGCACCGACCCCATATCTTGTCCGTAGGCCTGTGTTCAGGGCCTGGGACACCAGTCCCTCCTCTTCTGCCAGCGGCCTATCCGCAGGGTCACTGCTATTCCTGCCAAAGGGGAGAGGTAATTATAGCTCAGGCGGCCTGACGCAGGCCGGCCACAGACCGCCCCGCAGCGGACCAGCAGCGGCACCAGGCCAGAGCGGCAAGAGGCTGGAGGGACTGGGTCTCTCTGGGGGaaggtggcgggtgggggggtgggggtgggggggcgctaCGGCCAGGCCCGGGCCGGGACCACACTGACATCCCGTCACTGGAGACGTCACAGAGCCTGGCTTCACGGCCCCAGGGGGAGCCAGGTGAGATCCCAGCTCCGGGGGTGAGTAGAGGCTCACTTCCCATCTGGGAACGATGCTACTAGAGAAGATTCCCAACCAGAGAAGCAGGGGAGAACCTGCCGCGGGCaggcgggcaggcgggcaggcgggcaggcGGGGAGGTGGACCAGCCCCCTCTGAGCCCCAAGTCTTGTCTGAAAAGTGCGGGCGGTGGGTGCTCTCACTCCCTGGCGCTCTGAGCCCCCCTCCTCCGTGGCCTGGCCTGACCCGAGGACCCCGGCCAGCCCTCCCTCTACACTCCTGCTTGAGGTGCAGCCGTCTGTGGGTCAAGTGGGGGACTTGGCCAGTTCCCACCACAAAGCTGGGGCACGGGGTCTCGATGAATCTCCCCCGGTGATGAGCCAAGCACAGTCCCTTCAGAAGCCACCCGTGGCCAGGAATCTTGTCATTTTGCAGGGGCAGCAGGCTCAGGCACAGACGCCTGCCCCAAAGGCCCCCGAGGGTGCTGCTGAGGGTAGGTCAACGTGGGCACAGCCAAGCTGAGCAGGGAATGGTCTCTTACTCGGGTCAtcgagccccagccccagcattCGGGACCCTCAGGGAACCGGCCCTTTTCTGAGCTGATCCGATCAGAGGAAGTCCCCATCCTGGCCCACTGTGCACGTGGGTCACCCTCCAGCTCAGAACATGCCGTTCACTGGGCACCTACCCTGTGCAGGCATGTTATCTCCACCTTTACAACATGCTGGATGGCTTGCAAACGCCCACCATTGTACGGGGGCCTGGAACTCGGGCTGGGTGACCCCCCTGGGTCTCACTGTGGCCAGGGCTGGGGTCCACCTGCTCCCATGTGCCTGGGGCTCTCCAAGCCAAGGTCAGCCATTCCAGAGCACCCCACTGCACCCGGCAGGCACCCGGCCATCACCCTGAGCTGCTGTTGCCCCACGTCCTAATGTGCAGAGACTTGGGGGAGGGTCCTTGGGGACTGTCAGGACAGCTCCCGCTCCCCGTGCCCCCGACCCCAGGCAGGAGAGCCCAGTGAGCGAGAGGCCGGCCCAGGGGGCGTCCCCAGGGGTTCTCCCCTTGATCACATCAGAAGTGTGTGTTATCTGGGGATCTGCCAGACTGTTCCGCCCTGTGAGTGCTGGGCTGGGGGCGGCCGGCCGGGCCCGGGAGCCCCCGCCCTGCCGCGGGGAGGCCGGCCTCGGGGTGTCCGTGGCCTCCTGTCCGCTTCTCCGGCCGGAAGAAGGTGCAGCTCGCATCTTGTGCGctcagccccccgcccccgccgttTGGCCACGCCGCTCGGGTGAGGGGGAGGGCACACGGCACCCACGGCCACCGAGCCCCGCTGTGATGGCCTCCTCGGCGGCCAGACCCTCCAGAGGCCACTGCCTGCTGCTGTAATGGAAACTTCTCAGCGGGCTCGTGAGCCGCGACAGCTCGGGTTCCCGctcggctccaggctccgatcggCCGCGGGTGGGGGGCCAGGCAGGTGGGCGAGTCACCCGGAGGTGCGGCGCCTGCAGGAGCCCAGGTGGGCATGTGTACGCGGTGTGGGCACGCACGGGGGTGTGGGGAGCTGTGCGTGTATGTGGTGTGCGAACGGGCGGGGGGGGGCTCGTGGCTCCGGCTTCTGCGCGGTGATGTCCTGCCACGGTTCTCCCACCTGCGCCAACCCCGGGGGCCCCTGGAGGAGGTGTCTGTCACCAGCCCCAGGTGAGCGGGGGAGCCCAGGCCTCTCACTGGAGATGGACCGGGGCACGAGGAGACCCTCGGCTTCCCCAGGGCTACGGGACCCGGCCAGGTCCTCCGTGGCCTGAACCCCAGGGTCCAGCATGTGGACAGGCACGGCGCGGGGTGGGAGCGGTGACAGGGAGCCGGCGTGGCTGCTGACCTGGCCGCCCGCCACAAGGTCAGAGCTGAGGAAGGCCCCTTCCCCACGCAGGACTGCACTACATGGGGGGTCTCAGAGGGACCCCCGGCGAGGACGGAGACCTCCTGCAGGCAGTGGGTGGTCAGTGGGCGTGGGGAGGAGTGGGGCACAGAGTGGGGCGCACGGCCCGGGCCCgggttgtggggggagggagtgacAAGCCTACCGGGTGGTCACAGAGCCACGGCAGGTCAGGTGGCCCAGCCCGGGGGGGCTCGGTGCCGTCGGAGGCGTTGGGCCAGGCTGGAGCTGGCCCGGCCCGCCTCACACACGCCCGGAGGTCGGCGGGAAAGGCGAGCCGGGGCCGGGTGCAGAGGCTCAGCCCCTGTGGGCCAACCCCCACCCTCTGCGGGACTTGATGCACAGCCTCGGCCAGACCTGCGCTCCTgcaagggagggtgggagggccTGAGGCTCCCGGCTCAGCACCCCGGGCCCACCTGGCCTGGAGCAGGAGATCTGGGGACTCAGCAGGAGATCAGAGACCTGCGGCCCACCTGTGCCCAGCCAGGCAGGCCCCCACCAGAGACAAGGCTCCAGCCACCGGCAGACCCCGTCCCAGTGGGGCTCTGAGACCtggcaggcctcagtttccccacccccagggagaaGCAAGTGTGGCCTCAAGAAGGTCAGAGGCTGTTGCCCGAGAAGGCCCGCcctgagggggggggaggggagcggcggTGACACACTGCAGGCCCCAGGCCTGAGCTATTTTCCACCCTTTATCACCCATCTGTCACGAGCGGCCTCAGAGTGGAGAGCACTCGTGTTACACACTGTCGCTGCCAGAGGCCCGAGGGTGGGGGCCTGCCGGGCGGCTGGAGGAGGCCCgcgggggggcaggagggggtaCCAAGAGCAGTCTTCGCCTCCCCCTGTGCTACggggtagggaaactgaggcccagggcagtCACGCTGTTGAACGAGGTCACCGGGCCAAAGAAGGACAGAGCCCAGGACTCCCGCAAAGGCCCCCGCTTCCTCTCGGAGGAAATGACATTTAAGGGGGAGCCGGAGCCGGAACAAGACCACCCGTGGAGCGAGGCcggcggggcaggggcagcaggcaGCCGGAGGGCAGGGGGACCGCCCAGCGGCAGACGGCGGCCCAGGCAAAGGCACTTGGCCAGAGAAGGCccagcgccaccccccccccccccgagagccACAGGGAAAGGGCACATCCCCCAGAAAGTCCTCACTGCCCTTGTGGGGGTGGGACGGCCCCGGAGGCAgggacccccacccccggtgTCCGCGTGGCCAGGGAAGCCCCGCGTCCATTTCCCCATATGTGCAATGAGGGGtgggcccgcccccgcccccgcccccgcccccagctcccagctccctcaAAGGACTAATGCTCGATGCCCGGCTTCACCTGCACGGGTGCCTGGCGGGGTCTGTGCCCAGAGAAGGGCTGGGGAAGGTCTCAAAAGTCAAGAGCCCTTCAAAGTCTGCGAAAGAAAATCCACGCGAGAAGGGCCACAGGTAGGGACGACAGGTGCTTAGCAATCACAGGCTCACAGGTGGGAGCGGGGAGGCTCCCACCTGACACCTGATAAGTAAGTGAGTTAAacctgggacagagagggagggacagagagggagggagacggagacagagtcTGTGCAGAACCAAGGGGCCGTCCCACCAGCCCGAACCCCTCAAGGAGGACGGGACCCTCCGGAGCAGCGCCCCCAGCCCCGCGGAACCCCAACAGTGCCGGCCCTTCGCTCACCCCCAGAGTCTCCCCCGTGAAAGGGGGAAGCAAGAGGTTTATTGCAACTTTACCCGAGGCCTCCGAACAGTGTGAcaagaataaaatgcaaacttcCTACCCACCCAGTATCCGAGGCCGGCTGTAAATTACGGACGGCAGCCTGTGGGACGTTAGGCAGCCGTGAAAACTGACGATGAGGGACCCTGTGGCCACCGGGGAGGGTGCAGCCGGTCTCCTTGTGGGCGGGGCTGACAGGAGGATCCCCTCCGGAATTCTACCCCTACCAGGGTCCCTTGTACAATAAGCAACGTCTTCGCTTGTCTTAGGACCATGCTCCGATAGATGAGGACTGCAGGGCAGACCTTGAGCCCCGACTCCCGGCCAGAGACGCGACATCAGACCAGAAAGAATGAAGAGGCCGCTCCGAGCTCGCCGCAGCCCGGGGCAGGGAGGGTAAGGCAGGGTCCCGGACAAGCCCCCATCCCAGGCTCAGCGGTCTGGGCTTCtgctggggtgggaagggggagcaGGGGCGGGAGGCTCGGTCCCTGCCCTTGCCCTGAGCTGTCCCCGGCGCCAGGGGAGGAATCACCGGGGTGGGGAGTTCTCCAAAGGTGTGGTCTGGCAGAGAGGGCTGGAGCCTCGCAGGGTGGGACACGGCAGAGGTGCACGGCCAGGGCGGAGGGCCGGCGTGCAGTCTGCAAGGGCAGGGAGGGCGGGCCGGGAGGTCTGCACCAGGAGAGACAgcggaggaggcagaggaagcaggagcCACGGAGAGCTCTGGAGCGAGGCAGCAGCAAGTCTGGATGCTTCCCTGGCAAGGTCCCCTCGCAGCCCAGGGAGGAAGGTgtacgagtaggggaggagggggtggagagaggagggccagGGTGTCCTGTGAGGGTGCAGGTGCGGAAGCCCAGGCCAGGGCAAAGTGGGAACCAACTTCAGACCCGGGTCCTGACCTAATGTCGGTGCTCACCGCCAGGCCGGGAAGGCCGCAGGCACAGGCGTCCCAACCGAGGAGAGGGGACAGCCACGAGCTGGGCCAAACCCCAGGACTAGTGTGCCCCCCAGAAGGCcggcagcaggctctgtgccgccagGGCCCCCCAGCCGGGAGCCACTGAGCAAGGGGCCTGCCTGGGCTCAGAACGGCCCGTTGTGGCCAGTTTACAGATGgaaacactgaggctcagagcagtccGGTAACTCTACTTTCCAAACTCAttgtgggtgggagggtggcCCCTGGGCGGGCCCCTGTGTCCAGGCTCCGTCCGTCCCCAGCCCCCGTCTCATGCTCAGATCCGTCACCCCGTCCACGGGGGAGTGACAGAGGCCCGCTGTGTGACCCACGCCAGGTACTGACCTCGAACAGGCCCGGCTCGGGGCAGGGGGACAGCGGCGGGCATGAGCGTGCTGGGACTCAGGGAGGTTTTGTGTGGGCGGCTCGGCCGTGAAGACAGGCCTCGGTGGATATTCAGTTACCGTCGTCCTCATCACGACCGACCCGTAAAAGTTGTTACAGACACCATCGGGACTGGTGACCAGGGGACACGGGCCTGTGCGGCCACGGACCGCAGCCGTGGCACCGCTAAAGCCGCCGTCCTTTGGGCCGGCCCCGATGGCTTTGTTCCAGGCCCCACCAGTCACccggggggctggggctggggctgcaggtgggGCGGTCCACGGGGGGCACCTCGTCTCCCGCGCCCCGGGGGCTCACGGCTCCCCTCTGCGTCCCCCCCCAGGAGGGCTACAAGAGGTGTCCCCCCTCCATCCTGAGGCAGAGCCGGCCGGAGCGCCGCAGCCGCGGGGCCGAGCCACAGAAGACCGCCAGGCACGTGCGGTTCCGGGAGCCCCCGGAGGTGGCCGTCCACTGTAAGGGCAGAACGCGGCCGGCAGGCCCGGGgacaggtggggcagggggacacGTGTCCTGGGACCCGCAGGAGGCCCTCTGAAGGGACCCCGATGACCCCAACGAAACCCGGGCCCACGGGTCAGTCTGCACACAGAGTAACAGTCAACAGATCAGCAACCGGCAGGAAAACAGTAAATCCACAGCTGCCCAAATCGCCACCGTCCTCCCGAGGGAAGGCCGGCGGGCGGGCGTCCCCGGCGGCCCGCCCACTCCTCCCTGCAGCGCCCCTCAGCTGCTCCCACCACCGTCCACCtcccggccccagccccagagcccctCACCGccgccgccctccccgcccccggcccacCTCACGCCTGCTCCGGCCCTTCCCTTGGGACCGGCCCCTGTATCCGCTGGCTACACCGGGTGACCACGGACTTAGAGGCTTCGAGCAAGCCACAGTGATCATTGCAGTGACCCCA
Protein-coding regions in this window:
- the CB3H14orf180 gene encoding nutritionally-regulated adipose and cardiac enriched protein homolog isoform X2, with translation MRTAGQTLSPDSRPETRHQTRKNEEAAPSSPQPGAGREGYKRCPPSILRQSRPERRSRGAEPQKTARHVRFREPPEVAVHYIASRESTTATKALGRPRSRGGSLLLRLSVCLLLVLMLGLYCGRAERVTLALEDLRARLLALALRLRHTAVTCWHSLLQL